One window of the Betaproteobacteria bacterium genome contains the following:
- a CDS encoding shikimate kinase, translating into MNIYLVGLMGAGKTTVGRQLARRLGRRFMDSDHEIEARTGVSVPTIFEIEGEDGFRRREAQTIKDLTGESGIVLATGGGVVLNPENRSALHDTGWVVYLNVPPELLHERTRNDRNRPLLRVEDPLARLRDLYAQRDPLYRETAHCIAEGARMPASTMVNHLLREYLRTCEP; encoded by the coding sequence ATGAATATCTACCTCGTTGGACTGATGGGGGCTGGAAAGACCACGGTCGGACGGCAGTTGGCTCGGCGCCTGGGCCGCCGCTTCATGGATTCCGACCACGAAATCGAGGCGCGCACCGGTGTCAGTGTTCCGACCATCTTCGAAATCGAAGGGGAGGATGGCTTCCGCAGGCGGGAAGCCCAGACCATCAAGGACCTGACGGGCGAGTCAGGAATCGTCCTGGCCACCGGCGGTGGGGTTGTACTGAACCCGGAAAATCGCTCGGCGCTCCACGACACGGGTTGGGTCGTCTATCTCAACGTGCCGCCGGAGCTCCTCCACGAACGCACCCGCAACGACCGCAATCGGCCCCTCCTGCGCGTCGAGGATCCTCTCGCTCGTCTGCGGGATCTCTACGCCCAGCGCGACCCGCTCTACCGTGAAACGGCTCATTGCATCGCCGAAGGGGCGCGTATGCCGGCTTCCACCATGGTTAACCACTTGTTGCGCGAGTACCTCAGAACATGCGAACCCTGA
- a CDS encoding pilus assembly protein PilP, translated as MIAFCGLALAGCSGDHEDLRQWMQENTRDMKPNIPKLPSVQPYEPVPYEVTDILDPFKAAKIEPDSKRGKGVSKGGLQPDFEAREVRNSILEKYPLESQRMIGYLNVNRQHIAVIQVDQAVKQVKIGDYIGLDFGVVTDITEKELTLRELIQDAAGDWSERTSSLYLQGKEASKK; from the coding sequence ATGATTGCCTTCTGCGGTCTGGCCCTGGCGGGGTGTTCAGGGGACCATGAAGACCTGCGTCAATGGATGCAGGAAAACACCAGGGACATGAAACCCAACATCCCGAAACTTCCCAGCGTCCAGCCCTACGAACCCGTTCCCTACGAGGTCACCGATATCCTCGATCCTTTCAAGGCAGCCAAGATCGAACCCGATTCAAAGCGGGGCAAGGGTGTGTCGAAAGGGGGTTTGCAGCCCGATTTTGAAGCCCGAGAAGTGCGTAACAGCATCCTCGAGAAGTACCCGCTGGAGTCGCAGCGGATGATCGGATATCTCAACGTCAATCGACAGCATATTGCTGTCATCCAGGTGGACCAGGCGGTCAAGCAAGTGAAGATCGGTGACTACATCGGCCTCGATTTCGGCGTGGTCACCGACATCACCGAGAAGGAACTCACTTTGCGCGAACTGATTCAGGATGCTGCGGGCGACTGGAGCGAACGGACCAGCTCTCTGTACCTGCAAGGCAAGGAGGCAAGCAAGAAATGA
- a CDS encoding PilN domain-containing protein encodes MMRINLLPHRELARKARRQQFFSLLGLTALLGGLVVFLVYSVINGYIGNQEEKNDFLKKEIAVLDKEIDQIKRLKEQVEALKKRKEVIESLQRDRGETVHLLSELVRQVPEGIYLKSVKQSNDKVSMSGYVQSNARVSTLMRNLEASPWLERPELLEIKSVVVDKRPLNEFNMNVYLTRAKPDDASKAGAKDAGGKGKK; translated from the coding sequence ATGATGCGAATCAACCTTCTCCCTCACCGCGAGCTGGCACGCAAGGCGCGCCGGCAGCAGTTCTTCAGCCTTCTGGGGCTTACCGCGCTGTTGGGCGGCCTGGTGGTTTTCCTGGTCTATAGCGTCATCAATGGCTATATCGGCAATCAGGAGGAGAAGAACGACTTTCTGAAGAAGGAAATCGCCGTCCTCGACAAGGAGATCGATCAGATCAAGCGCTTGAAGGAGCAGGTGGAAGCGCTCAAGAAACGCAAGGAGGTCATCGAGAGCCTGCAGCGCGACCGGGGTGAGACCGTGCATCTTCTCAGCGAGCTTGTGCGTCAGGTTCCGGAAGGGATCTACCTCAAATCGGTAAAGCAGAGCAATGACAAGGTGAGCATGAGCGGCTATGTCCAATCGAATGCCCGCGTTTCCACCTTGATGCGCAATCTGGAGGCCTCCCCTTGGCTGGAGCGTCCCGAACTGCTCGAAATCAAGTCCGTGGTCGTCGATAAGCGGCCTTTGAACGAATTCAACATGAACGTCTATCTGACCCGAGCCAAGCCGGACGATGCCAGCAAGGCCGGAGCCAAGGACGCCGGCGGAAAGGGTAAGAAATGA
- a CDS encoding pilus assembly protein PilM, with the protein MGLDLSALFNPKARPLLGLDISSSSVKMVELSAGGKEGYRVERYTIEVLPKDAVSDGNIVNLEAVVDCVKKAWKRMGTSTRNVALALPGSAVITKKVIMPAGLRDDELEVQVETEANQYIPFSIDEVNLDYQVLGPAPAVPDEIEVLIAASKKERVEDRVAVAEAAGLKAMVMDVESFAALASFELIEKQLPEGGKNQVVAVVDAGAVATTLTVMRNGQQVYAREQAFGGAQLTQDIARHYGMSHEDAEAAKRTGNLPEGYETELLNPFVENLALEVSRALQFFFTSTQFNQVDHIVLSGGCAVIPGIDEVVATRTQVNTIVANPFANMVLSDKVKAKSLLADSSSLMVACGLALRRFDPS; encoded by the coding sequence GTGGGTCTCGATCTGTCAGCGTTATTCAATCCCAAGGCGCGCCCCTTGCTCGGGCTCGATATCAGTTCGTCCTCTGTCAAGATGGTCGAACTGTCTGCCGGCGGGAAAGAGGGTTACCGCGTCGAGCGCTACACCATCGAGGTGTTGCCCAAGGATGCGGTGTCGGACGGCAATATCGTCAATCTGGAAGCCGTGGTGGATTGCGTCAAGAAGGCCTGGAAACGCATGGGAACTTCGACCCGCAACGTCGCCCTCGCGCTGCCCGGGTCGGCGGTGATTACCAAGAAGGTCATCATGCCGGCGGGCCTGCGGGACGACGAACTGGAAGTTCAGGTCGAAACCGAGGCCAACCAGTACATTCCCTTCTCCATCGACGAAGTGAATCTCGACTATCAGGTGCTCGGGCCCGCGCCCGCCGTGCCTGACGAAATCGAGGTGCTCATCGCTGCTTCCAAGAAGGAGCGCGTCGAAGATCGCGTGGCGGTGGCCGAAGCCGCGGGCCTCAAGGCCATGGTCATGGATGTCGAGTCCTTCGCTGCCCTGGCCTCGTTCGAGTTGATCGAAAAGCAGTTGCCCGAGGGGGGCAAGAATCAGGTCGTCGCCGTGGTCGACGCCGGGGCCGTCGCGACGACTCTCACTGTCATGCGCAACGGCCAGCAGGTTTATGCCCGGGAGCAGGCCTTTGGGGGAGCTCAACTGACCCAGGACATTGCGCGACACTACGGCATGAGTCACGAGGACGCCGAGGCTGCCAAGCGCACGGGCAATCTTCCCGAGGGTTACGAGACCGAGTTGCTCAACCCCTTCGTGGAAAACCTGGCTCTGGAAGTGTCGCGGGCGCTGCAATTCTTCTTTACCTCGACCCAGTTCAATCAGGTCGACCACATCGTGCTTTCCGGGGGATGTGCCGTGATTCCGGGGATCGACGAGGTGGTCGCGACCCGAACCCAGGTCAATACCATCGTGGCCAATCCCTTTGCCAACATGGTCCTCTCGGACAAGGTCAAGGCAAAGTCACTGCTGGCCGACTCATCCTCGCTGATGGTGGCCTGCGGGCTGGCTCTGAGGAGGTTCGATCCATCATGA
- a CDS encoding penicillin-binding protein 1A, producing MAVALALIVLVLTYPNLPSLEVLTDYRPKIPLRVYTSDGFLIGEFGEERRAVVAYRDVPEVMKQAILAAEDERFFQHGGVDYQGVLRAALANLTSGGKKQGASTITQQVARNFFLSSEKTYTRKLYEMLLSFKIESSLSKEQIFELYLNQIFLGQRAYGFAAAAQIYYGKSLADISVAEAAMLAGLPKAPSAFNPVVNPKRAKIRQQYVLRRMHELGFIDTKQHEAALKETLVVKRDLSDYPVHAEFVAEMARQIAAEQFPDEVYTRGFRIVTTLTRDEQQAAYTSLRKGVMDYDRRHGYRGAESFVDLGAAPADQEEFLDEALQDVPDAGDLVPGIVVAANPTQVKVYRRGGETVTLSGDSLKFAARMLDDKAPPQKRLRRGAVVRLQKGEKGWQIAQLPEVESAFVAVDPRDGRIRALVGGFDFNRNKFNHATQAWRQPGSSFKPFIYSASLEKGFSPSTMVEDEPIVIPASQTGSQAWEPHNYDGKYEGPMKLRTALAKSKNMVSIRILQAITPAYAQDYATRFGFEAERHPPYLTMALGAGAVTPWQMASAYSVFANGGYRIQPYVVMEIRNERNEVIAAAAPVNVGEESTRAIDPRNAFLMDGMLRDVTIYGTAAKASVALKRHDLAGKTGTTNEYVDAWFCGYQMTVAGCAWIGFDQPRKLGDKETGGAAALPIWIGYMTRALRDVPVSLPEAPAGLVAYGTGRDRSYVYSENAEKEEAAASEASNGETPPQPDLDKPPTD from the coding sequence ATGGCCGTCGCGCTTGCGCTCATCGTCCTGGTCCTCACCTATCCCAATCTTCCCTCCCTGGAAGTACTGACCGATTACCGGCCCAAGATACCGCTGCGGGTTTACACCTCGGACGGCTTCCTGATCGGGGAGTTTGGCGAGGAGCGCCGGGCCGTGGTGGCTTACCGCGACGTGCCCGAAGTCATGAAGCAGGCCATCCTGGCCGCCGAGGATGAGCGCTTCTTCCAGCATGGCGGCGTCGACTATCAGGGCGTTCTGCGCGCCGCCCTGGCCAATCTGACGAGCGGCGGCAAGAAGCAGGGCGCATCGACGATCACTCAGCAGGTCGCCCGCAATTTCTTTCTCTCCAGCGAAAAGACCTACACCCGCAAGCTTTACGAAATGCTGCTCTCGTTCAAGATCGAGAGCAGCCTTTCCAAGGAACAGATTTTCGAGCTTTACCTCAACCAGATTTTCCTGGGGCAGCGGGCTTATGGTTTTGCGGCGGCGGCCCAGATTTACTACGGCAAGTCCCTGGCCGACATCTCGGTGGCTGAAGCCGCCATGCTGGCCGGCCTGCCCAAGGCGCCTTCCGCCTTCAATCCAGTCGTCAATCCCAAGCGGGCCAAGATTCGCCAACAGTACGTGCTGCGCCGCATGCACGAACTGGGATTCATCGACACCAAGCAGCACGAAGCTGCGCTGAAGGAAACTCTGGTGGTGAAGCGCGATCTCTCGGACTATCCGGTGCACGCCGAGTTCGTCGCCGAGATGGCGCGCCAGATCGCCGCCGAGCAGTTCCCCGACGAGGTCTATACCCGGGGCTTCCGCATCGTCACCACCCTGACCCGCGACGAACAGCAGGCCGCCTACACCAGCCTGCGCAAGGGGGTCATGGATTACGACCGTCGCCACGGCTACCGGGGCGCCGAGTCTTTCGTCGACCTGGGCGCGGCGCCCGCCGACCAGGAGGAGTTCCTCGACGAAGCGCTGCAGGACGTTCCCGATGCGGGCGACCTCGTCCCCGGCATCGTCGTCGCGGCGAACCCCACCCAGGTCAAGGTCTATCGCCGGGGTGGCGAGACGGTCACGCTGAGTGGCGATTCCCTCAAGTTCGCCGCCCGCATGCTCGACGACAAGGCGCCGCCGCAGAAGCGCCTGCGGCGCGGTGCCGTCGTCCGCCTGCAAAAAGGCGAGAAGGGCTGGCAAATTGCCCAACTGCCCGAAGTGGAATCGGCCTTCGTCGCGGTCGACCCCCGTGACGGCCGCATCCGCGCCCTGGTCGGCGGCTTCGATTTCAACCGCAACAAGTTCAACCACGCTACCCAGGCCTGGCGCCAGCCGGGCTCCAGCTTCAAGCCTTTCATCTATTCCGCTTCCCTGGAAAAGGGCTTCAGCCCCTCGACCATGGTCGAGGACGAACCCATCGTCATCCCCGCCAGCCAGACCGGCTCCCAGGCCTGGGAGCCCCACAACTACGATGGCAAGTACGAAGGTCCGATGAAGCTACGCACCGCCCTGGCCAAGTCCAAGAACATGGTATCCATCCGCATCCTGCAAGCGATCACCCCGGCCTACGCCCAGGACTACGCTACCCGCTTCGGGTTCGAGGCCGAGAGGCACCCCCCCTATCTGACCATGGCCCTGGGGGCGGGGGCGGTGACCCCCTGGCAGATGGCCTCGGCCTACTCGGTTTTCGCCAATGGCGGCTACCGCATCCAGCCCTACGTGGTCATGGAAATCCGCAACGAACGCAACGAAGTCATCGCCGCGGCTGCTCCGGTCAATGTCGGCGAGGAATCCACCCGGGCCATCGACCCCCGCAACGCCTTCCTCATGGACGGCATGCTGCGCGACGTCACCATCTACGGTACCGCGGCCAAGGCTTCCGTAGCGCTCAAGCGCCACGATCTGGCCGGCAAGACGGGCACGACCAACGAGTATGTCGATGCCTGGTTCTGCGGCTACCAGATGACCGTCGCCGGCTGCGCCTGGATCGGCTTCGACCAGCCCAGGAAGCTGGGCGACAAGGAAACAGGGGGAGCCGCCGCCCTGCCCATCTGGATCGGCTACATGACCCGCGCCCTGCGGGACGTCCCGGTCAGCCTGCCGGAAGCCCCCGCGGGGCTGGTGGCTTACGGCACCGGACGCGATCGCAGCTATGTTTACAGCGAGAACGCCGAGAAGGAAGAAGCGGCCGCCTCAGAAGCCTCGAACGGGGAAACCCCACCCCAACCCGACCTGGACAAGCCCCCAACGGATTGA
- a CDS encoding type 4a pilus biogenesis protein PilO, which translates to MNAKAPSLDSLRKLDFKALLDDFRNLNPNDPGSWPRAPKIALLIALFVALLGAGWALLWNDQLSTLDTKRQDEERLKQEFLDKKRQAVNLPLYTQQLEEIDRSFGALLKQLPNRSEIDALLIEVNQAGLGRGLKFELFKPGAEQIKGFYAELPITVRITGGYHDFGAFAADVAKLPRIVTLNNISVGGAGGGLALDAVTKTFRYLDESEIAAQKKKEKDAKGGKK; encoded by the coding sequence ATGAACGCCAAGGCCCCTTCCCTGGATAGTCTCAGAAAGCTTGACTTCAAGGCACTGCTGGACGATTTCCGCAACCTCAACCCGAACGATCCGGGTTCGTGGCCGCGTGCTCCCAAGATCGCTCTTCTGATTGCCCTCTTTGTGGCTTTGCTGGGGGCGGGTTGGGCTCTGCTGTGGAACGATCAGTTGTCGACCCTCGATACCAAACGGCAGGACGAGGAGCGCCTCAAGCAGGAATTCCTCGACAAGAAGCGGCAGGCGGTGAATCTGCCGCTTTATACCCAGCAGCTCGAGGAAATCGACCGTTCCTTCGGAGCTTTGCTCAAGCAGTTGCCCAATCGCTCGGAAATCGACGCCCTGCTCATTGAGGTTAATCAGGCCGGTCTGGGGCGCGGACTCAAGTTCGAGCTCTTCAAGCCTGGTGCAGAGCAGATCAAGGGCTTCTACGCCGAACTTCCTATCACGGTGCGCATCACCGGCGGTTACCACGATTTTGGTGCGTTCGCCGCCGATGTGGCCAAGCTGCCGCGCATCGTTACGCTGAACAACATCTCGGTAGGGGGGGCAGGAGGCGGTCTGGCTCTCGACGCGGTCACCAAAACCTTCCGCTATCTGGACGAGTCCGAAATCGCCGCTCAGAAGAAGAAGGAAAAAGATGCGAAGGGAGGCAAGAAGTGA
- the aroB gene encoding 3-dehydroquinate synthase: MRTLTVALGDRSYPIHIGTGLLERGDLLAPCFRHKKAVIVTNTTVGPLYLDRLQRSLAAIGVETAAVVLPDGEQYKNWHNLNSIFDALLGSHCERSTTLVALGGGVIGDMGGFAAACYQRGMPFIQVPTTLLSQVDSSVGGKTAINHPLGKNMIGAFYQPRLVLADIATLDTLPDRELSAGLAEVIKYGLIRDLPFLAWLEANIERLRAREAEALMFAVERSCANKAEVVAADEKESGERALLNLGHTFGHAIEAGMGYGTWLHGEAVAAGAMMAVELSHDLGWLPPDDVVRCERLFQRAGLPVSGPALGTGRYLELMQHDKKVQDGVLRLVLLQSVGRAVVYGDAKAPQVEAAIARRCPKMG; this comes from the coding sequence ATGCGAACCCTGACCGTCGCCCTGGGCGACCGCTCCTATCCCATCCACATCGGCACGGGTTTGCTGGAGCGGGGCGATCTGCTGGCGCCCTGCTTCCGCCACAAGAAGGCGGTGATCGTCACGAACACCACGGTGGGCCCCCTCTACCTGGACCGTCTCCAGCGCAGTCTGGCGGCTATCGGGGTCGAAACCGCGGCGGTCGTGCTCCCCGACGGGGAGCAATACAAAAACTGGCACAACCTCAACAGCATCTTTGACGCGCTCCTGGGCTCCCATTGCGAACGCAGCACTACCCTGGTCGCCCTGGGCGGCGGGGTGATCGGCGACATGGGCGGATTTGCCGCGGCATGCTACCAGCGCGGCATGCCCTTCATCCAGGTGCCGACGACGCTGCTGTCCCAGGTCGATTCATCCGTGGGCGGAAAAACGGCGATCAATCATCCCCTGGGCAAGAACATGATCGGCGCCTTCTACCAGCCCCGCCTTGTCCTGGCCGACATTGCCACCCTCGATACCCTGCCCGACCGTGAACTCAGTGCCGGCCTCGCCGAGGTCATCAAGTACGGCTTGATCCGGGATCTGCCCTTTCTCGCATGGCTGGAGGCCAATATCGAGCGCCTGCGCGCCCGGGAAGCGGAAGCGCTGATGTTCGCCGTCGAGCGTTCCTGTGCCAACAAGGCCGAAGTGGTCGCCGCCGACGAGAAGGAAAGTGGGGAGCGTGCCCTGCTCAACCTCGGCCACACCTTTGGCCACGCCATCGAGGCCGGCATGGGCTACGGCACCTGGTTACACGGCGAGGCCGTGGCGGCGGGGGCGATGATGGCCGTCGAACTGTCTCACGACCTGGGCTGGCTGCCGCCGGACGATGTTGTCCGCTGCGAAAGGCTGTTTCAACGCGCTGGCCTACCCGTCAGCGGTCCCGCGCTTGGAACCGGGCGCTATCTGGAACTGATGCAGCACGACAAGAAGGTCCAGGACGGAGTCCTGCGTCTGGTCCTGTTGCAGTCCGTCGGCCGGGCAGTCGTTTACGGTGACGCCAAAGCCCCGCAAGTCGAAGCGGCGATCGCCCGCCGCTGCCCCAAAATGGGGTGA
- the pilQ gene encoding type IV pilus secretin PilQ: protein MKFKNWFSALAAVFCLAAAGSAGAQQNSIEALNVAQQGGDVIVKIDLKEPLSAPPAGFSVANPARVAFDFPSTANGLGRNTQSVNEGDLKSLNVVQAGERTRLVLNLVRNMNYSARVEGKSLLVTLSPVTRVVDSSGQKSTRFAEESLVGTRHSIRDITFRRGKDGEGRIVVDLSDVGTGIDIRQQGSTLVVDFLKTNLPDHLRRKLDVTDFATPVTGVVTESKQDNVRMTITPKGLWEHNAYQTDNQFIVEVKQIIENPNKLVQGTKIGYQGPRVSINYQNGDVRALLRLMAEELGLNAVISETVTGTTTLVLKDVPADQVVDIIFQQKGLDMRKNGNVILIAPRDEIATREKLEYEARQQIGDLEPLRTEIFQINYHKAETIFAALKDKSQTLLSKRGQVVMDSRSNKLFITDIPSRLDDIRRMLGEIDIPSRQVLIEARIVEASDAFSKNIGVRLGAFTPSTGRGADGRSNNLAIGGGNAQTTSQAVGITSGTPTFLGQQMVNLPATPRSGAAGALSFILYDKNRTRFLDLEISALEADGRGKVISSPRVMTANQVEALIEQGVEIPYQQATSSGATSVSFKKANLALKVKPQITPDGKITLTLDVNKDTPSTLTTQGAGVAIDTKHVKTEVLVENGGTVVIGGIFTQNLKSTTNKIPVFGDLPYLGWLFKNNETVDDKTELLVFITPRIVSENLNLN, encoded by the coding sequence ATGAAATTCAAGAACTGGTTTTCGGCCCTCGCCGCCGTGTTTTGCCTTGCCGCGGCAGGAAGCGCGGGTGCCCAGCAGAACAGCATCGAAGCCCTCAATGTCGCTCAGCAGGGTGGCGATGTCATCGTCAAGATAGACCTCAAAGAGCCCCTGAGTGCTCCCCCCGCCGGGTTCAGCGTCGCCAATCCGGCGCGGGTTGCCTTTGACTTTCCCTCCACTGCAAATGGCCTGGGGCGCAATACCCAGTCGGTCAATGAGGGCGATCTCAAGAGTCTCAATGTGGTTCAGGCTGGTGAACGCACCCGGCTGGTACTCAACCTGGTCCGCAACATGAATTACTCGGCCCGGGTCGAAGGAAAGTCCCTGCTGGTCACCCTCTCCCCCGTGACACGGGTGGTGGATTCCAGTGGTCAGAAGTCAACGCGTTTCGCCGAGGAAAGTCTGGTTGGCACCCGTCACTCCATCCGCGACATCACCTTCCGTCGCGGCAAGGACGGCGAGGGGCGTATCGTCGTCGATCTGAGTGATGTTGGTACCGGTATCGATATTCGCCAGCAAGGATCAACTCTGGTTGTTGATTTTCTGAAGACCAACCTCCCGGACCATCTGCGCCGTAAGCTCGATGTCACTGACTTTGCCACGCCGGTGACCGGCGTGGTGACCGAGTCCAAGCAGGACAATGTGCGAATGACCATTACGCCCAAGGGCCTGTGGGAGCACAACGCCTACCAGACCGACAACCAGTTCATCGTCGAGGTCAAGCAGATCATTGAGAACCCGAACAAGCTGGTGCAGGGAACGAAGATTGGCTACCAGGGCCCACGGGTCAGCATCAACTACCAGAACGGTGACGTCCGGGCGCTTCTCCGCCTCATGGCCGAGGAGTTGGGCTTGAACGCTGTGATCAGCGAAACCGTGACCGGGACGACGACTCTGGTGCTCAAGGATGTCCCCGCTGATCAGGTGGTGGACATCATCTTCCAGCAGAAGGGGCTGGATATGCGCAAAAACGGGAACGTGATCCTCATCGCCCCCCGCGACGAAATCGCCACCCGCGAGAAGCTCGAGTACGAAGCGCGGCAACAAATCGGCGACCTGGAACCGCTCCGTACCGAGATTTTCCAGATCAACTATCACAAGGCGGAGACCATCTTCGCCGCCCTCAAGGACAAGTCCCAGACCCTCCTCTCCAAGCGCGGTCAGGTGGTGATGGATTCTCGCTCCAACAAACTCTTCATTACCGACATCCCGTCGCGGCTCGACGACATCCGCCGCATGCTCGGGGAAATCGACATTCCTTCACGCCAGGTGCTGATCGAGGCACGTATCGTCGAAGCATCCGATGCTTTTTCCAAGAACATCGGTGTACGGCTCGGGGCCTTCACTCCGTCCACGGGCCGTGGGGCGGATGGCCGAAGCAACAATCTTGCGATCGGTGGCGGCAACGCTCAAACCACCTCGCAGGCCGTGGGCATCACCAGCGGAACGCCAACCTTCCTTGGTCAGCAAATGGTCAACCTTCCTGCCACGCCCCGCTCCGGCGCGGCGGGTGCCTTGTCGTTCATCCTGTACGACAAGAATCGGACACGCTTCCTCGACCTCGAAATTTCTGCCTTGGAGGCCGATGGTCGTGGCAAGGTAATCTCCAGCCCGCGCGTGATGACTGCCAATCAGGTTGAAGCCCTGATCGAGCAGGGGGTCGAAATCCCCTATCAGCAAGCGACGAGTTCCGGGGCAACGAGCGTGTCGTTCAAGAAAGCGAATCTGGCCCTGAAGGTCAAGCCGCAGATCACGCCGGACGGAAAAATCACGCTCACTCTCGACGTCAACAAAGATACGCCATCGACCCTGACAACCCAGGGGGCCGGCGTCGCCATCGACACCAAGCATGTCAAGACTGAAGTTCTGGTCGAAAATGGCGGAACGGTGGTGATCGGGGGTATTTTTACCCAGAACCTCAAGAGCACGACCAACAAGATTCCCGTCTTCGGAGATCTCCCCTACTTGGGATGGCTGTTCAAGAACAACGAGACTGTCGACGACAAGACCGAGTTGCTGGTCTTCATCACGCCGCGGATCGTCAGCGAGAATCTCAACCTGAACTGA